The DNA sequence TCATCTGGCAAACAAAAAAAGCGTGAAATATCACGCCTTTTTGTTTGCCCTGTTGCATAGTCTGTAGCACAGCCATACAAATTTAATTGAGCTAATTAACCCTCTGAGGCAGTTACTTTTTTATCTTCAGTTACTTTTTTCTCTGCAATTATTTTTTTATCTTCAATGACTTCTGCTTTCGGCATTAACGCTTCGCGAATTTTAGCTTCAAGCTCTTCGGCTGATGCCGGGTTATCTTTTAAATACTGGCTTGCATTGCTCTTACCTTGACCAATTTTAGCACCATTGTACGAGTACCAAGAACCCGCTTTTTCAACAAACTCTTGTTTAACACCTAAGTCAACCAACTCACCGAAATGGTTAATACCTTTACCATATAGAATCTGAAACTCTGCTTGCTTAAAAGGTGGCGCGACTTTATTTTTAACCACTTTTACGCGTGTTTCATTACCAATAATTTCTTCACCGTTTTTAATCGCGCCAATACGGCGGATATCTAAACGAACAGAAGCATAGAACTTAAGCGCATTACCACCCGTAGTCGTTTCGGGATTGCCAAACATAACACCGATCTTCATGCGGATTTGGTTAATGAAAATAACCATAGTATTGGTCTGTTTGATGTTCCCGGTTAATTTACGTAATGCTTGCGACATTAAACGTGCTTGCAGACCCATGTGTGAATCACCCATATCGCCTTCAATCTCAGCTTTAGGTGTTAACGCGGCAACGGAATCTACCACCACCACACCTACTGCACCAGAGCGCACCAGCATGTCACAGATTTCTAATGCTTGCTCACCGGTATCCGGCTGAGAGATAAGCAGGTTGTCAACATCCACGCCGAGTTTTTTGGCATAAGTCGGATCAAGTGCATGTTCGGCATCAATAAATGCACAGGTTTTACCTTGTTTTTGCGCTTCGGCAATAACTTGTAAGGTTAGGGTTGTCTTACCCGAACTCTCCGGACCATAAACTTCAACACAACGGCCGTAGGGCAAGCCACCTATACCCAACGCAACATCCAAACTTAATGAGCCAGTTGAAACAGAATCAATTTCCATCGATGCTGCATCATCACCTAAACGCATGATTGAACCTTTACCAAATTGTTTTTCAATTTGTCCAAGGGCTGCGGCTAATGCTTTATCTTTGTTTTTATCCTGACTCATTTTATCTCCAGATTTGTGTGATCATGCTTTTATTTAACTGTATATGCACTCAGTATTTGGGACTAAGTATACTGTTGATTTACACAGTATCAAGTGCTTTTTATGTTTTTATCATCCGTCCAGTGTAATCAGTGTATTCGCCTAATCATTCTATATCAATGGCCTCAATTAAACCAAGTAATGCGAGGCGTATCGCCTGCGTTCGAACTTCAGAACGGTCGCCGGTAAATAAATATGTTTCAGTTTTACTGGTCGAATGAACGTTATACCAAGAGATGCACACAGTGCCAACGGGTTTTTCATCGCTGCCACCTTCAGGCCCTGCAATCCCACTAATGGCCACCGCGATATCCGCATCAGAATGGGTTACCGCACCAACAGCCATTGCTTCAACCACCTGCTCAGAAACTGCGCCAAAGCCTTTAATCACCGATTTTTCGACGCCTAACATCTGTATTTTCGCTTGATCGCTATAGGTCACAAAACCTCGGTCAAACCACTGTGAACTTCCAGAAATCTCAGTAATAGCGTATGCTACACCACCACCGGTACAGGATTCTGCGGTCGTGACAACGAACCCAGCCTGGTTGAGTTTGTCGCCTAGGACTTGCGCTAATTCTTGAACGGTTCTTTCAGTGAACATAAGTTTTCTCCAATAAAGATCCAATACAATTGGAAATGTAAATTCAAGTGTTCTTATTATATAAAGTTATCATCTATTAAGTGTATTCATTATGACGCTAAGTGCGCAACAATTACAACAACATACCCCAATGATGCAACAATTTTTAACCATCAAGAGCGAAGTGCCCGACACTCTCCTTTTTTATCGCATGGGTGATTTTTACGAATTATTTTTTGATGATGCACGTAAAGCCTCACAGCTTCTGGGTATTTCTTTAACCCAACGTGGTAAAACCGGTGGTAATGCCATACCCATGGCCGGTGTTCCATACCATAGTGTAGAAGGATATTTAGCAAAATTAATTGCAATGGGAGAATCCATTGCAATTTGCGAGCAAATAGGTGATCCAGCCACTTCAAAAGGGCCTGTTGAACGAAAATTGGTGCGTATTATCACGCCGGGTACTGTTACCGATGAAGCTTTACTTAACGATCGTCAGGACAATTTATTATGCTCGGTCTACCAGTTACAAAATAGCTTTGGCATTGCGTCATTAGATCTTGGTAGCGGTCGTTTTATTATTAATCAATTCCAGCATACTGAAACCTTACAAGCAGAACTACAACGCCTTAATCCTGCCGAGCTTTTATATCCTGAAAACTTTGAACATATGGATTTAATAGAGCACCTACAAACCATTCGTCGCCGCCCTGAATGGGAATTTGAGCTGGCCACCAGCAAAAAAATATTAAATCAACAATTTTCCACCAAGGATTTAATCGGATTTGGTGTAGAAAAAGCAGAGGTTGCGCTTTGTGCCGCAGGCGCGTTACTGCAGTATATTAAAGATACCCAACGCACCAGTTTGCCACATTTACAATCGATCCAGTTAGAAAAAAATATTGACAGTGTTATTTTAGATGCTGCAACACGAAAAAACTTAGAGTTAACCCAGAACCTTTCCGGCGGCTTTGATAATACCTTAGCTGAAGTACTGGATTTCACCGTCACACCAATGGGAAGCAGACTATTAAAACGTTGGATACATCAACCGATCCGCAATTTTAATACGCTAACTTACCGCCAAACGATGATCCAAACCTTAATCGAACAGGATCTAAGCAGTGCCCTGGCTGACCCCCTAAAACAGATTGGTGATGTTGAACGTGTTATTGCCCGATTGGCATTACGCTCTGCCCGTCCACGCGATTTAACGCGCTTGCGTACCGCTTTTTCACTCTTACCAGAACTCCAGCACCTGATCGCAGACCTGCCAACTGAATTAGTCGGTAAGCTCAATAAAGAGATGGGACTTTACCCAGAGCTGCTGACATTATTAGAAAAAGCAGTCATTGATAATCCACCAGTTATTATTCGCGACGGTGGGGTTATCAAAGAGGGTTATAATGAAGAGTTAGACCAGTGGCGAAATCTTGCCAAAGGCGCAACCGATTATCTTGAGCAACTTGAAACTCGCGAACGTCAGGCAACCGGCATCAGCACCTTAAAAGTAGGCTATAACCGTGTGCATGGTTATTATATAGAAACCAGTCGTTCACAATCAGATATTGTTCCTGCCCACTACATCCGCCGGCAGACACTGAAAAATACCGAACGTTATATTATTGCTGAATTAAAAGAGCATGAAGATAAGGTTTTATCGAGCCGAGGCAAAGCGCTCGCCTTAGAAAAAAAGCTCTATGAGCAGTTAATCGACCTGTTATTACCGCATCTGCAAAATTTACAGTCAACCGCGCAAGCACTGGCCGAGTTAGATGTCCTTAATAACCTTGCAGAACGCGCTGTGACACTCAATTATGTGCGCCCTACCTTACAAGCTGAAAATGGTATTGAGATTGAAGAAGGCCGTCATCCGGTCGTTGAACAAGTGAGTAAAACACCTTTTATTGCCAATCCGGTTATGCTTAATGATAAGCGTCGTATGCTGATTATTACGGGTCCTAATATGGGCGGAAAATCCACTTATATGCGCCAGGTTGCACTAATGGTATTAATGGCACATATCGGCAGTTTCATCCCTGCTCAGCAGGCAAAAATAGGCCCTGTGGATCGTATTTTCACACGGATTGGTGCATCGGATGATCTTGCCAGTGGACGTTCCACTTTTATGGTTGAGATGACCGAAACGGCTAATATTTTGCATAATGCCACCAAAAACAGTTTGGTATTAATGGATGAAATAGGCCGGGGCACCAGTACTTTTGACGGTTTATCTCTGGCTTGGGCATGTGCTGAACAATTAGCCAAAAAAATCCAAGCCTACACGCTTTTTGCAACGCATTATTTTGAGTTAACCAAGCTACCTGAAAATATTCCCGAGTTAGTCAATGTTCACCTGGATGCCGTTGAACATGGTGATGCTATTGCCTTTTTGCATGCAGTACAGGAAGGTGCCGCTAATAAAAGTTACGGTTTGCAGGTTGCCGCATTAGCGGGTGTGCCAAAAGAGGTGGTGAGTAATGCCAAAAATATATTACGTCAATTAGAATTAGGCTCGCAGCCTCAAGCGAACTTAAATGAAAAACCGCTGCAGACAACCTTAGCTTTTGATGACGCGCAAACGAATCAGGCTCTGCTATTATTGGCCAACATTAATCCCGATGAGTTAACCCCCAAAAAAGCGCTGGAGTTAATTTATTTATTAAAAGAGCGGGCTTAGTGCCTTCGGACTTAAATAAGCTATTGATTTTAATGATAAAATGTGTCTGGTACATTTTTTAAAAACATTAAAGGTATTACCACAGAGGACACAGAGACGCTGCGCTACACAGAGTAAAGGCTAAGAAAAAAGTTACTAAGCTGGTTATTATTTTGTGTTTTCCTCCTTTAACTCTGTTGAAGAAGAAGAAGAATTGAAACAAAGTTTCGCAGTCTGATGAAGTGTCTGTGGTGAATTTTTTGTAAGAATATTAAGGGCATAATGAAATTAGGTCATGAATATATAATAGATCCGTTACTACTAGTGTAAACGTAGCTTGATGGATATAAAAATAACCGGGTAGTGGACTGCCCGGTTATTTTGAGTGCGCTGCTTTTACTGTTTTACCCTGCGACGGTTATTAGTAGTTGCTAGATGCTGATTAAACTCTTCCTAGCTAAGCTGCGCATCGCCATTCAAATCCAGCTCTTCAAAAGTGAACATAACTGCCCAGTTATTTTGAGTGCTGCTTTTTATTGTTTTAACCTGCGACTATTATTAGTAATTGCTAGATGCTGATTAAACTCTTCCTGGCTAAGCTGCGCATCGCCATTCAAATCCAGCTCTTTAAAAGTGAACATATTGGCATTTTGATTTGCGCCCAGACCAGGATTTTTCTCTCTACGTTGCGCAATAACAGCTTGGTATTCTTCTTCTGTCACTTGCCCATCGGTATTTTTATCCATTTCCTGATAGGTAAGCCGATACCTGACCTGCGTATTAATTTTATTGGCCATCTGGCTTAGGTTGCCCATGCCTTGACCACCCGCACCTTGACTACCCTTGCCTTGACCGCCATCTGACCCGGCTGCATAAGAAAAGCCAACAACAAACACCGTCATTAACGCCAGAAAAGTAAGCATTTTATCCTTCATAATATTTCCTTTTTTTATGATTTAAACCCGAGATCATTATAGTTCAAGAAATAAATTATGAAGGTCATCTCTATTGGCATAAAACATCCCTATGCTGATCCTTGCATGATAAGGTTTAGCGTGTATCCATCCCCAGTTTAATAAAAGCGTTAATATAAGAGACGTTTTGATCTTCTTTTTTAATCGCCGCATAGAGTGTTTTATAAATACCTTTTTTACCCAAACGTATTTTTTTAACATGATATTGAAGACTGTAACTGTCGGCTAACCATTCAGGTAATACACAAACGCCACGCTGATGTTCAACCATCTGTAGCATAATAGCCAAGGATTCAATTTGTTTATGTGCTTTAGGCTCAACCTTATCGGGCCATAAAAATAATTGAAAAATATCTAAGCGCTGCTTTTCTATCGGAAAAGTAAATAACATCTGATCACATAGATCCGCGGCAACAATATAATTTTTTTTCGCTAAGGCATGTTTTGTGGGCACGATCAGCACTTGTTCATATTCAAATAATGGATGAAATTGTAACTCTTTATGCTCATAAAAATCCGGCGTGATTAGTAAATCAACCTGTTGGTTTATTAATCCGTTGATCCCGGAAAATTGAAATTTTCTGATAATATCAATATCAATATTTGGCTGAGTGTGTAAAAACTGCGCGATCACTTGGGTTAACCATTCATGGCACGGATAACATTCCACACCAATTCGCAACAATCCCTGTAACCCTTGCCCCATTGCTTTCAAGGTCATTTCTGTTTGCACTAAAGTGGGCACAGTTTGTTTGCCAACTTTAAGTAATAACTCACCCGCCGGCGTTAAACGCAGGCGACGCCCACAACGCTGCCATAATTTTACGTTTAACTTTTTTTCAAGGTGACGAATCTGGTGAGATAACGCAGATTGCGTTAAACATAAAGCCTCAGCTGCCTGCGTTAGG is a window from the Psychromonas ingrahamii 37 genome containing:
- the mutS gene encoding DNA mismatch repair protein MutS encodes the protein MTLSAQQLQQHTPMMQQFLTIKSEVPDTLLFYRMGDFYELFFDDARKASQLLGISLTQRGKTGGNAIPMAGVPYHSVEGYLAKLIAMGESIAICEQIGDPATSKGPVERKLVRIITPGTVTDEALLNDRQDNLLCSVYQLQNSFGIASLDLGSGRFIINQFQHTETLQAELQRLNPAELLYPENFEHMDLIEHLQTIRRRPEWEFELATSKKILNQQFSTKDLIGFGVEKAEVALCAAGALLQYIKDTQRTSLPHLQSIQLEKNIDSVILDAATRKNLELTQNLSGGFDNTLAEVLDFTVTPMGSRLLKRWIHQPIRNFNTLTYRQTMIQTLIEQDLSSALADPLKQIGDVERVIARLALRSARPRDLTRLRTAFSLLPELQHLIADLPTELVGKLNKEMGLYPELLTLLEKAVIDNPPVIIRDGGVIKEGYNEELDQWRNLAKGATDYLEQLETRERQATGISTLKVGYNRVHGYYIETSRSQSDIVPAHYIRRQTLKNTERYIIAELKEHEDKVLSSRGKALALEKKLYEQLIDLLLPHLQNLQSTAQALAELDVLNNLAERAVTLNYVRPTLQAENGIEIEEGRHPVVEQVSKTPFIANPVMLNDKRRMLIITGPNMGGKSTYMRQVALMVLMAHIGSFIPAQQAKIGPVDRIFTRIGASDDLASGRSTFMVEMTETANILHNATKNSLVLMDEIGRGTSTFDGLSLAWACAEQLAKKIQAYTLFATHYFELTKLPENIPELVNVHLDAVEHGDAIAFLHAVQEGAANKSYGLQVAALAGVPKEVVSNAKNILRQLELGSQPQANLNEKPLQTTLAFDDAQTNQALLLLANINPDELTPKKALELIYLLKERA
- a CDS encoding CinA family protein translates to MFTERTVQELAQVLGDKLNQAGFVVTTAESCTGGGVAYAITEISGSSQWFDRGFVTYSDQAKIQMLGVEKSVIKGFGAVSEQVVEAMAVGAVTHSDADIAVAISGIAGPEGGSDEKPVGTVCISWYNVHSTSKTETYLFTGDRSEVRTQAIRLALLGLIEAIDIE
- a CDS encoding EF-hand domain-containing protein, with product MKDKMLTFLALMTVFVVGFSYAAGSDGGQGKGSQGAGGQGMGNLSQMANKINTQVRYRLTYQEMDKNTDGQVTEEEYQAVIAQRREKNPGLGANQNANMFTFKELDLNGDAQLSQEEFNQHLAITNNSRRLKQ
- a CDS encoding LysR family transcriptional regulator; protein product: MIELSHLKIMIALHEKGTLTQAAEALCLTQSALSHQIRHLEKKLNVKLWQRCGRRLRLTPAGELLLKVGKQTVPTLVQTEMTLKAMGQGLQGLLRIGVECYPCHEWLTQVIAQFLHTQPNIDIDIIRKFQFSGINGLINQQVDLLITPDFYEHKELQFHPLFEYEQVLIVPTKHALAKKNYIVAADLCDQMLFTFPIEKQRLDIFQLFLWPDKVEPKAHKQIESLAIMLQMVEHQRGVCVLPEWLADSYSLQYHVKKIRLGKKGIYKTLYAAIKKEDQNVSYINAFIKLGMDTR
- the recA gene encoding recombinase RecA — encoded protein: MSQDKNKDKALAAALGQIEKQFGKGSIMRLGDDAASMEIDSVSTGSLSLDVALGIGGLPYGRCVEVYGPESSGKTTLTLQVIAEAQKQGKTCAFIDAEHALDPTYAKKLGVDVDNLLISQPDTGEQALEICDMLVRSGAVGVVVVDSVAALTPKAEIEGDMGDSHMGLQARLMSQALRKLTGNIKQTNTMVIFINQIRMKIGVMFGNPETTTGGNALKFYASVRLDIRRIGAIKNGEEIIGNETRVKVVKNKVAPPFKQAEFQILYGKGINHFGELVDLGVKQEFVEKAGSWYSYNGAKIGQGKSNASQYLKDNPASAEELEAKIREALMPKAEVIEDKKIIAEKKVTEDKKVTASEG